Below is a window of Oceanivirga salmonicida DNA.
TATATAATTTTCTCATTTAACTCCTTTATTTTTAATATTCCTAAACTCGCTACCATTACAATAATCATTATATTTAACATTTTTTTCTACTTCTATAATATTATACCACAAAAAAAGAAACAAAAAGAAAATTTATTCCTAATTGTTTCATTTTTACCTAAAATAATTCAGGTGCTTCTAATATATTTAAATCTTTATCAATTTCAAATACTAATGGTTTACCTGTTGGTAAATTTAAATCTAATATTTTAACATCATCTATATTTAATAAATATTTAATTAATGCTCTTAAACTATTTCCATGTGCTGCTATTATTACATTTTTACCAGCTTTAATATCTTTTGATATTGATTCGTTCCAATAAGGTAAAACACGAGCTATAGTATCTTTTAAACTTTCTCCTTTTGGTAAATCTTTTTCATCTACTTCTTGATATCTTCTATCATTTTGTGGTAATCTTTCATCACCATCTTCTAATTTTGGAGGTGCTATATCAAAACTTCTTCTCCATTGATGAACTTGTTCTTCACCATATTTTTTAGCAGTTTCTGCCTTATT
It encodes the following:
- the gpmA gene encoding 2,3-diphosphoglycerate-dependent phosphoglycerate mutase, whose translation is MKLVLVRHGESQWNLENRFTGWTDVDLTEKGIAEAKQGGKTILEEGILFDVAYTSFQKRAIKTLNFILEEANQLYLPVYKTWRLNERHYGALQGLNKAETAKKYGEEQVHQWRRSFDIAPPKLEDGDERLPQNDRRYQEVDEKDLPKGESLKDTIARVLPYWNESISKDIKAGKNVIIAAHGNSLRALIKYLLNIDDVKILDLNLPTGKPLVFEIDKDLNILEAPELF